AGATGAACAGCGACAGGATGAAATAGAGCAGGCCGAACACGGGAGCCGCGTACTGAAACGCGAGTGACGTGCCCAGTGGATCGGGCTTGCCGAGAATCGCCAGGACCGGGAAATAGGTCACACAGCCCATGGGGATCACCATGGTGAAGAACCGGCGGAACCAGGCTCTGTATATGGCCAGCGGGTATTTCGAAGCCTCGATGCCGCCGTAGGTCAACACGTTCATGAGCTCGAGCGTCTCCGTGGTCCAGAAGGACACCGTGCCGATATTGATGAACAGTCCCAGAAAGAAGCAGGCGCCGCAGCATACGGTGACCACGGTAAGCGCCGCGACCGCTGGCGACCAGTCGATGTCCAGATAGAGCGCCGACCAGAGCAGGACGGCGCCGCCCTGCAGGAATCGCCCAAGCCTCTTCAGCGTGAATTCCTGGCCGATCAACTGGAGTACGGTGCTCCGGGGCCGGAGCAGCATGCGGTCGAACTCGCCGGTGCGTACCAGTTGGCCCACGTGGTCGAAACCGCGGGATAACGCATCGGTGAAGGCAAAGGCCACGTTGACGATCCCGTAGAAGAAGGCGACCTCGGCGAGCGACCACTGGATAAGGCTGCCGAAACGGTCGAACAGGGCCAGAATGCCGATGAACTCCACCCCCGTGCCGAGTAGCTGCCCCACCGTGCCCAACAGGAAGGAAACGCGGTATTGCATCTGGCTGCGCAGGGATATGCTTACGTATTGGGTATACAGCACAAGAGGGTTCGCCATCCGTCAACCTCCCTGTACGACCAGCCGGCGGGTAGCTCTCGAGAGCAGCCACGCGCCGAATGCGACCAGGATGACGATCCAGATCAACTGGTGAAACAGCACGGCCCAGGCTTCCGTGGCCGGGATATGGCCCATGTACAGCCTGAACGGCGCGTCGCAGATGCCGCGAAACGGCAGGATTTCGAGTACGCGTTGCGCCCAGTCTGGGAAGAGCGGCAGGGGGATGACCATCCCCGCCAGCAGATAGATGACCGGTGAGACCAGAAAGGACACGCCTTCCCCTGATATCGTCCACATCAGCGTGATGGACAGGATCACGGTGAGGGCCGTACTGAGCAACACCGCGCCGAGGGTCGCCGCCAGCCAGAATACCAGGGCTTCGGGCGAGGCGGGCGCCTGCATCCCGAAAAACACCAACGCAAGTATCGCCAGTGGGATGGAACGCATGAAGGTAGGCGCGAGCCGGAATGCCATCGACCGGGAAAACCAGTAGGTATAGAGGTTCACGGGCCGGACGAGTTCATAGGCCACCGTACCCGACCGCACCATGGCGCGGATCTCCGTATCGGGATTCCACGGCAGCAGGCCGAGCAACGCCTGGCCCAGCCAGATGTAGGTCACCACGTCCTCGAGATGCATGGGCTGGGGGGCGCTCGTGGACCGGTAGAACGCCTCCATGGCCATGACGCGGATCGCGCCCCAGCCGATCTGCGTGACGAACCCGGCAATGGCCGCGGCCCGGTACTGGAGGATCATCCGGAACCGGGCGGACAGCACGGCGGTGTAGGGGAGAACGAACGATTGCATCATGCCTGTCAGGGTTTAGCGGAGTTCGTGTTCGTCGTAAAGCCGTGAAATGATCTCTTCGATGGGCGGGTTCTCGACGAACAGGTCCTTGATGGCGTACTTCGCCGTGATCCGGCTGATCAGGGCGGCCGTCCGGACGCGGTCCGGATCGAACTGCAGGTGGACACGGTTGCCGCTGCGCGAGATGAAGGTAACGTCCGGATCCTCGATCGCCTGGCCTTCGTCGAGCAGGTCAATGATCAGGCGGCGCTCCCGGGTGACGCGGGCGCGCAGGTCGTCCAGCGTGCTGTCGGACAGGATCCTCCCGTGTCCGATCACCATCACCCGGTCGCAAAGGGCCTCGATGTCGTCCATGTCATGGGTGGTCAGCACGACGGTGACGCCCCGTTCACGGTTCAGCCGCTTGATGAAATCCCGTACGGCAAGCTTGGAAACGGCGTCCAGGCCGATGGTGGGCTCGTCCAGGAAGAGCACCGAAGGCGCGTGCAGGAGGGCTGCCGCCAGGTCGCACCGCATGCGTTGGCCGAGACTGAGCTGGCGCACCGGGACGTCGTACAGCGGTTCCAGGTCCATGAGCGCCGCGAGTTCGTCCCTGGCCCGGCGGTATTCATCACCCCCGATCCGGTAGATATCCCGAAGCAGATCGAAGGACTCGATAACGGGCAGATCCCACCACAGCTGGGTCCGCTGGCCGAACACCACGCCGATGTTGGCCGCGTTGGAGATCCGGTTGCGCCACGGGATGCGCCCGTCGATCTCGCACCGTCCCGAATCGGGCACCAGGATGCCGGAGAGGACTTTTACGGTCGTGGA
The window above is part of the Gemmatimonadota bacterium genome. Proteins encoded here:
- a CDS encoding ABC transporter permease, with product MANPLVLYTQYVSISLRSQMQYRVSFLLGTVGQLLGTGVEFIGILALFDRFGSLIQWSLAEVAFFYGIVNVAFAFTDALSRGFDHVGQLVRTGEFDRMLLRPRSTVLQLIGQEFTLKRLGRFLQGGAVLLWSALYLDIDWSPAVAALTVVTVCCGACFFLGLFINIGTVSFWTTETLELMNVLTYGGIEASKYPLAIYRAWFRRFFTMVIPMGCVTYFPVLAILGKPDPLGTSLAFQYAAPVFGLLYFILSLFIWRLGLRHYRSTGS
- a CDS encoding ATP-binding cassette domain-containing protein, whose translation is MPHILVDNIVKTFRIAQRRPGLWGALHGVVRREYRTIKALDRVSFELDSGELVGYIGPNGAGKSTTVKVLSGILVPDSGRCEIDGRIPWRNRISNAANIGVVFGQRTQLWWDLPVIESFDLLRDIYRIGGDEYRRARDELAALMDLEPLYDVPVRQLSLGQRMRCDLAAALLHAPSVLFLDEPTIGLDAVSKLAVRDFIKRLNRERGVTVVLTTHDMDDIEALCDRVMVIGHGRILSDSTLDDLRARVTRERRLIIDLLDEGQAIEDPDVTFISRSGNRVHLQFDPDRVRTAALISRITAKYAIKDLFVENPPIEEIISRLYDEHELR